One genomic segment of Chitinophaga sancti includes these proteins:
- a CDS encoding non-ribosomal peptide synthetase, with amino-acid sequence MKEVNDIIKTLREANIRLILKNDDLLVDASSGEIGEELIAAIRSNKQKLVSYLRKNLSNGSPVTIKPVPQQTYYPLSSSQRRLWILYQMNPESIEYNTPGAYLFEGDLNAEALTLAFRSLIVRHEILRTVFKENEEKKVMQYVYDVTDNHIAKLEYNDLREKDLNEKETEHLIIQFLNAPFDLVRGPLIRAALYQVSEQKYIFAYSLHHIISDNWSMSILIKELLMLYNAHVNGTASPLPPLAIQYKDYATWYSEQLNNNNILQHKDYWLQQFEGELPVLDLPADKERPSVRSNRGASLTGNIDKTLADGIKQLAQEQGGTLFMGLLAALNTLLYRYTNQHDIIVGMPVAGRSHAELEGQIGCYINTLALRNRFSGDDDFKSLLQIVRNTTLEAYSHQIFPFDELIDALPLKRDMSRTALFDVLVDFHDHSLAKGSTQPDGLHVTLYEPGEHTVSKFDLTFGFMAYNDELKLSIEYNTDLYHRETIETLSGHFNRLLQAIVENPHLPVSQLEYIPATEKDFLLTGGPESPAYRSVLSLFNERVATSPENIALIYGENKLTYQELDSQSTALAGYLADVCEVRKNDLVGILLDRSPHMIVAMLGILKAGAAYVPVDTAYPALRQEQIISETGMKVLLTQTAYAFELSYFEGQIFAMDVQLDTLPAIPSQPADEPAATDYAYVIFTSGSTGKPKGCTITHGNLANYIQWAAGHYFDTAQQGNFGLFTSLSFDLTVTSIFCPLVRGTSLYIYPQEAGLADILTHAFSNSSGIDSIKLTPSHINFLQGLHIQTSDIACAIVGGEEVLLRHVEILKNINPAIKIYNEYGPTEATVGCMVELLEQHQPVTIGKPINGTGIYILDTNLSLCGIGVSGEICIGGVGVSVGYLHLPELTAEKFIADPFHAGERLYKTGDIGRVLPDGRIAYQGRRDEQVKVRGFRIEPGEVEASICSFTGITAAAVTTIVAADGNRELVAYMTGSESQGVQAIRSHIEGILPFYMVPSHYVILDKIPLTVHGKIDWKALPDPLRQDLNAVTQYVVPATRTEEVLQKIWSEVLSLRPDQISIKDNFFNLGGHSLKATRLASLIYKEFEVKIELRVLFNTTILEEQAKLIDESGKLRFAEIPVAQKAESYELSSSQRRLWILSRFRDSNTAYNIPGAYAFKGVLDRNAFAAAFCGLLQRHEILRTIFREDQSDKPRQFILTPEELAFQVGYTDLRNEQDQEQQMKAGVQEIFTTPFDLSTGPLLRASLFHLSDDNWVFAYALHHIISDDGSSGIMIQELLALYNAHLQGVTDPLPPLRIQYKDYAEWQQVQLKEAFSNVKRNYWKLCFEGELPILALPGDYPRPAIKAYTGGIAKKWLSPELSQQIQEVLKQQDVTLYMGLVAVVNVLLYRFTGQEDIIVGSSVNSRQHADLENQIGFYVNTLALRVQFSGQDSYQSLLEKVKQVTIGAYEHQDYPFDEIIEQLNLQRDMSRHPLFEVMVVLQRHRDSGPAVSEGMNGLQVNTYDGNSYIPSKFDLTFFFTESATGDLHLSIIYNNTIYKEHTALRMLDNFEVLAAAIANDTSDPIYQLPVLTGQEEQQLLNDFNTSAIAFPQDKTIVDLFREQAASKPDAPALVFESKALSYAELDRQSDEIAAYLQSNYGITAGDRVGLLIDRSDRMIVGILGAMKAGAAYVPIEPDFPKGRKAFLLKDSEVKVLLTESHHFFDIDYYDGNVYAIDIQISNEETISVGAGPAPADPAYVIYTSGSTGQPKGVMISHRSLVDYVYGLKARTNIQDCRTFGLMSTPAADLGHTVIYSSLMLGACLHIFPAASVMDPEKLAAVQLDCIKIVPSHWKALQDGEKPFIPSTTLIFGGEQLTKDVIALLVEKGAACQVYNHYGPTETTVGKLINHISLKDFASKISLGSPFGNTRIYIVDKYGQLCPTGVVGEICIAGEGLAISYLNQPELTKEKFTEAAFKKGERIYRTGDLGRWLPDGTVEFMGRKDVQLKIRGYRIEPGEIENALLAFQGVTNAVVIAREGVLLAYLTAHDALATDKLLSYLSNLLPSYMIPASFIQVPQIPLTANGKIDKAALPDPVGARKNDVQCYMAPRSEKEKALVTVFEDVLKKSPVGVTDNFFVLGGDSIKSIQIISRLKRLGFTLAIQDILLNPVLEELAVFVTADTNEISQDVVTGQVQLSPIQRYFLEQDNGQKQHFNQAVLLYSRQPLDEKAIAAIFEKILQHHDALRMVFTEIAGGWTQECKDEGAGFSLEVVNETDPAAYAAHYDRIHTSFNLSAGPLFKVALFHGTDGDRLLMVAHHLIIDGVSWRIIFEDLSALYQQYSTGQPLSMPAKTHSFKYWMDKQTAYAWSDKLREEASYWSAVDSAPLVHLQPDHPAGSYTKKDSAVSSVLLGKEQTNLLLTQCYKAYKTDINDILLAALSLAFYRQFNMDSVVIRLEGHGREAIAENIDISRTIGWFTTHYPVVLTIKDGENNLRQLLEVKEYLHRIPNKGIGYGILRYITGKDYTISPEISFNYLGDFGSGVSAGNDIPLFEFSGDYKGREVPDDRVRDILLNVNCMVAEGQLRISIEYSAEQYERSTIDRLLELFRMQLEGLIKKLSTEDKVHFTPVDFTYKGLNLEQLEELDKL; translated from the coding sequence ATGAAAGAGGTTAATGACATCATCAAAACCTTAAGAGAAGCAAATATTCGTCTGATATTAAAAAATGATGACCTCCTGGTAGACGCGTCATCAGGTGAAATAGGAGAGGAATTAATTGCTGCCATCCGCTCAAATAAGCAAAAGCTGGTTAGCTATCTCAGAAAAAACCTCTCAAATGGATCTCCGGTAACTATCAAACCTGTACCTCAGCAGACATACTACCCATTATCTTCTTCCCAACGCCGTCTCTGGATATTATACCAGATGAATCCTGAAAGTATTGAATACAATACACCCGGCGCCTATTTATTTGAGGGGGATCTGAATGCGGAAGCATTGACGCTGGCTTTCCGTTCTTTGATAGTACGTCACGAAATACTGCGTACAGTATTTAAAGAGAATGAGGAAAAGAAAGTAATGCAGTATGTGTATGATGTAACGGACAACCATATTGCCAAACTGGAATATAATGACCTGCGTGAAAAAGATTTAAATGAGAAGGAAACAGAACATTTAATCATACAATTTCTGAATGCACCGTTTGACCTGGTGAGGGGACCACTGATCAGAGCCGCGTTGTATCAGGTCAGTGAGCAGAAATATATTTTTGCCTATTCGTTACATCACATTATTAGTGATAACTGGTCAATGAGTATTCTGATAAAGGAGTTGCTGATGCTGTACAATGCGCATGTAAACGGAACAGCATCCCCTTTACCACCTTTGGCTATACAATATAAAGACTATGCCACATGGTACAGTGAGCAATTGAACAATAATAATATCCTGCAGCACAAGGATTATTGGTTACAACAGTTTGAAGGAGAACTGCCTGTGTTGGACCTGCCGGCTGATAAGGAACGTCCATCTGTAAGAAGCAACCGGGGAGCATCGCTGACCGGGAATATTGACAAGACCCTGGCAGATGGAATAAAACAGCTGGCACAGGAGCAGGGGGGCACCTTGTTCATGGGATTGCTGGCAGCACTCAATACTTTGCTATACCGCTATACAAATCAGCATGATATTATTGTTGGTATGCCGGTTGCCGGAAGATCCCATGCGGAACTGGAAGGTCAGATAGGTTGCTACATAAATACACTCGCTCTGAGAAACCGTTTCAGTGGAGACGATGACTTCAAATCATTATTGCAGATCGTCAGAAATACGACCTTAGAGGCCTATTCGCATCAGATATTCCCATTTGATGAACTGATCGATGCCCTGCCATTGAAAAGAGATATGAGCAGGACCGCATTGTTTGATGTATTGGTTGATTTCCATGATCATTCATTGGCCAAAGGATCCACCCAGCCAGATGGTCTGCATGTAACCCTGTATGAACCTGGTGAACATACCGTCAGCAAATTTGATCTCACGTTTGGTTTCATGGCATACAATGATGAGCTGAAACTGAGCATTGAATATAACACAGACCTTTATCATCGTGAAACGATCGAAACACTGTCCGGGCATTTTAATCGCCTGCTGCAGGCGATCGTGGAAAATCCGCACTTACCGGTCAGCCAGCTGGAATATATACCTGCTACAGAAAAAGACTTTTTATTAACCGGTGGTCCCGAAAGCCCTGCCTATAGATCGGTGTTATCACTTTTCAATGAGCGGGTAGCCACTTCACCGGAAAATATAGCGCTGATTTATGGCGAAAACAAGCTGACCTATCAGGAACTGGATAGCCAGTCTACAGCACTTGCCGGCTACCTGGCAGACGTATGTGAGGTGAGGAAAAATGACCTTGTAGGTATTTTACTTGACAGGTCCCCACATATGATCGTAGCCATGCTGGGCATATTGAAAGCTGGAGCTGCATATGTACCCGTTGATACAGCATACCCCGCCCTCCGGCAGGAGCAGATTATCAGTGAGACAGGCATGAAAGTGCTGCTTACGCAAACAGCCTATGCATTTGAGTTGTCTTATTTTGAAGGCCAGATCTTTGCGATGGATGTACAGCTGGATACGCTTCCGGCAATACCATCACAGCCTGCCGATGAACCAGCTGCAACAGATTATGCATATGTGATCTTTACCTCCGGCTCAACAGGTAAACCAAAGGGATGTACCATTACACATGGTAACCTCGCCAATTATATCCAGTGGGCAGCTGGTCATTACTTTGATACAGCTCAACAGGGTAACTTCGGGTTGTTTACCTCATTATCCTTTGACCTTACGGTCACCAGTATATTTTGCCCACTTGTGCGCGGCACATCACTATATATTTATCCACAGGAAGCCGGGCTGGCAGACATTCTTACACATGCTTTCAGTAACAGTAGCGGAATTGACAGTATAAAACTGACACCATCCCACATTAATTTCCTGCAGGGCCTGCATATTCAGACATCCGATATAGCCTGTGCTATTGTAGGTGGTGAAGAGGTATTGCTCAGGCATGTGGAAATATTGAAGAATATCAACCCCGCCATTAAGATTTATAACGAATATGGCCCTACGGAAGCAACTGTTGGTTGTATGGTGGAATTGCTGGAACAGCACCAGCCTGTTACTATTGGGAAACCTATCAATGGAACAGGTATATATATACTCGATACGAACCTTTCCCTTTGTGGCATTGGCGTATCGGGAGAGATCTGTATAGGTGGGGTTGGTGTGAGTGTTGGATATCTTCACCTGCCGGAACTGACTGCAGAAAAATTTATTGCAGATCCTTTCCATGCCGGAGAACGCCTGTATAAAACAGGCGATATTGGACGGGTGTTGCCTGATGGCAGAATCGCATATCAAGGCAGGAGGGATGAACAGGTGAAAGTCCGTGGGTTCAGGATTGAGCCGGGAGAAGTGGAAGCCTCAATATGCTCCTTTACAGGTATCACTGCTGCAGCCGTAACGACTATCGTTGCCGCTGATGGTAACAGGGAGCTGGTGGCTTATATGACCGGGAGTGAATCACAGGGGGTACAGGCTATCCGTAGTCACATTGAGGGAATATTGCCTTTTTATATGGTGCCCTCTCATTACGTCATCCTCGATAAGATACCTTTAACCGTACATGGCAAGATCGATTGGAAAGCCCTGCCTGATCCTTTACGGCAGGATCTGAATGCAGTTACACAATATGTTGTACCTGCCACCAGGACGGAAGAAGTGCTGCAGAAAATATGGAGCGAAGTACTTTCATTGAGACCAGACCAGATCAGTATAAAAGATAATTTTTTCAACCTGGGAGGACACAGCTTGAAAGCAACGCGTCTCGCCTCTCTGATCTATAAGGAATTTGAAGTAAAAATTGAACTACGTGTTTTATTCAATACCACTATTCTGGAAGAGCAGGCTAAATTAATAGATGAGTCCGGGAAATTGAGGTTTGCAGAGATACCGGTAGCTCAGAAGGCTGAAAGCTATGAACTCTCTTCTTCTCAACGCAGGCTGTGGATCCTCAGCCGTTTCAGGGACAGTAACACTGCCTACAACATTCCTGGGGCGTATGCATTTAAAGGTGTGCTTGACAGGAATGCATTTGCTGCGGCGTTTTGCGGGTTGTTGCAACGGCATGAAATCCTGCGTACCATTTTCAGGGAAGATCAATCTGATAAACCAAGACAGTTTATATTAACACCGGAAGAGTTGGCCTTCCAGGTAGGGTATACGGATCTTAGAAATGAGCAGGACCAGGAGCAGCAAATGAAAGCCGGCGTGCAGGAGATCTTTACGACTCCTTTTGACCTCAGTACAGGACCGCTGTTGCGTGCCTCCCTTTTCCATCTGTCAGATGACAATTGGGTATTTGCATATGCATTACACCATATCATCAGTGATGACGGGTCATCTGGCATCATGATACAGGAATTGCTGGCTTTATATAATGCCCACTTACAAGGAGTGACAGATCCATTGCCGCCTTTGAGAATTCAATATAAAGATTATGCGGAATGGCAACAGGTGCAGCTTAAAGAAGCATTCTCAAATGTGAAAAGGAACTACTGGAAACTTTGCTTTGAGGGTGAATTGCCCATCCTTGCATTGCCAGGCGATTACCCAAGACCAGCTATAAAGGCATATACCGGTGGTATTGCCAAAAAATGGTTGTCACCTGAATTAAGTCAGCAGATCCAGGAAGTATTAAAACAACAGGATGTTACCTTATATATGGGATTGGTTGCAGTAGTGAATGTTTTGCTGTATAGGTTTACCGGACAGGAAGATATTATTGTCGGTAGTTCAGTTAACAGCAGACAGCATGCTGATCTTGAAAATCAGATCGGGTTTTATGTCAATACCCTGGCACTCCGCGTCCAGTTCAGCGGACAGGATAGCTATCAATCCCTGCTGGAAAAAGTAAAACAGGTCACTATTGGCGCATATGAACACCAGGACTATCCATTTGATGAGATCATAGAGCAACTGAATCTGCAAAGGGATATGAGCCGTCATCCACTATTTGAAGTAATGGTGGTGTTGCAACGCCATAGGGATAGTGGCCCGGCTGTATCTGAAGGTATGAACGGCCTGCAGGTAAATACGTATGATGGTAACAGCTATATCCCAAGTAAATTTGATCTGACATTCTTCTTTACAGAATCAGCTACCGGTGATCTGCACCTGAGTATTATATATAACAACACGATATATAAAGAGCATACAGCATTACGCATGCTGGACAATTTTGAAGTGCTGGCAGCAGCTATCGCCAATGATACTTCCGACCCTATTTACCAATTGCCCGTGTTGACCGGTCAGGAAGAGCAACAGCTGCTTAATGACTTCAATACATCGGCAATAGCATTTCCGCAGGACAAAACAATTGTTGACCTATTCCGGGAACAGGCTGCCAGCAAACCGGATGCGCCGGCACTGGTGTTTGAGTCAAAAGCATTGAGCTATGCGGAGCTGGATAGGCAATCCGATGAAATAGCTGCTTACCTGCAAAGCAATTATGGCATTACAGCTGGTGACAGGGTAGGTCTGTTAATAGACCGCTCAGATAGGATGATTGTGGGCATACTTGGCGCTATGAAGGCGGGAGCAGCTTACGTGCCTATAGAGCCCGATTTTCCCAAAGGCCGTAAAGCATTCCTGCTGAAAGACAGTGAGGTAAAAGTACTGTTGACAGAGTCTCATCACTTTTTCGATATTGACTATTATGATGGAAATGTCTATGCTATCGATATACAAATCAGCAATGAAGAAACCATCAGCGTAGGTGCAGGGCCGGCTCCGGCTGATCCGGCTTATGTGATCTATACATCCGGCTCCACAGGGCAACCCAAAGGTGTAATGATCAGCCATCGCTCCCTGGTAGATTATGTATACGGTCTCAAAGCAAGGACCAATATACAGGATTGCCGCACATTCGGACTGATGTCCACACCAGCTGCCGATCTGGGTCATACGGTGATATACAGTTCACTCATGCTGGGTGCCTGCCTCCATATATTCCCGGCAGCCAGCGTGATGGATCCTGAAAAACTGGCCGCTGTCCAACTGGATTGTATCAAGATTGTTCCTTCTCACTGGAAGGCATTGCAGGATGGAGAAAAGCCCTTTATACCGTCCACCACGCTGATATTTGGTGGCGAGCAACTCACTAAGGATGTTATAGCATTGCTGGTGGAAAAAGGCGCGGCATGCCAGGTTTACAACCACTACGGGCCCACAGAAACGACTGTAGGTAAACTGATCAATCACATTTCATTAAAGGATTTTGCCAGCAAAATATCACTCGGTTCGCCATTTGGTAATACCAGGATTTATATCGTGGACAAGTACGGACAGCTTTGTCCTACCGGCGTAGTAGGAGAAATCTGTATTGCAGGAGAAGGGCTGGCCATTTCTTACCTGAACCAACCGGAACTGACAAAGGAGAAATTTACGGAAGCTGCTTTCAAAAAAGGAGAGCGCATATACAGGACTGGTGATCTGGGTAGATGGCTGCCAGATGGTACCGTTGAGTTCATGGGCAGGAAAGATGTGCAGCTAAAGATCCGTGGTTATCGCATTGAGCCGGGAGAAATAGAAAATGCGTTATTAGCTTTTCAAGGTGTGACAAATGCAGTCGTCATAGCAAGAGAAGGAGTATTGCTGGCATACCTGACCGCCCATGACGCCCTTGCCACAGATAAACTATTGTCGTACCTGAGTAATTTACTGCCTTCCTACATGATCCCTGCTTCATTTATCCAGGTACCACAGATACCTCTGACAGCAAATGGTAAAATAGATAAAGCAGCCCTGCCTGATCCTGTTGGCGCCAGAAAGAATGACGTACAATGTTATATGGCACCACGGAGTGAAAAGGAAAAAGCACTGGTCACTGTTTTTGAAGACGTATTAAAGAAAAGCCCGGTAGGGGTTACAGATAATTTCTTTGTCCTGGGTGGGGATTCTATTAAATCCATCCAGATCATATCACGACTGAAGAGGTTAGGCTTCACACTGGCAATCCAGGATATTCTTTTAAACCCTGTGCTGGAAGAATTGGCTGTTTTTGTAACAGCAGATACAAATGAAATATCACAGGACGTGGTGACCGGCCAGGTGCAGTTAAGTCCCATTCAGCGATACTTCCTGGAACAGGACAATGGGCAGAAACAGCACTTCAACCAGGCAGTCCTGCTGTATAGTCGGCAACCACTGGATGAAAAAGCTATTGCCGCTATTTTTGAAAAGATCCTGCAGCACCATGATGCGCTACGCATGGTCTTTACAGAAATTGCAGGAGGATGGACACAGGAATGTAAAGATGAAGGAGCAGGATTTTCTTTGGAAGTTGTGAACGAAACCGATCCTGCAGCATATGCAGCACATTATGACCGGATTCATACTTCCTTCAATCTGTCTGCCGGTCCATTGTTTAAAGTGGCCCTGTTCCATGGAACAGACGGTGACCGCCTGCTGATGGTCGCACACCATCTCATTATTGACGGCGTATCCTGGCGCATCATTTTTGAAGACCTGTCAGCCCTTTATCAGCAATACAGTACCGGGCAGCCGTTATCAATGCCGGCAAAAACCCATTCCTTCAAATACTGGATGGATAAACAGACGGCATATGCATGGAGTGATAAGCTCAGGGAAGAAGCATCCTATTGGTCTGCTGTAGACAGTGCACCATTGGTACATCTCCAGCCAGATCATCCTGCAGGTAGTTATACAAAGAAGGATAGTGCGGTAAGCTCTGTATTGCTCGGTAAAGAACAGACGAATCTATTGCTGACCCAATGTTATAAAGCCTATAAAACGGATATCAATGATATTCTGTTGGCAGCGTTGAGTCTGGCTTTCTACAGGCAATTTAATATGGACAGCGTGGTGATCCGGCTGGAAGGTCACGGTAGGGAAGCTATTGCAGAGAATATTGATATCAGCAGAACCATTGGCTGGTTTACTACACACTATCCGGTTGTACTGACTATAAAAGATGGAGAGAATAACCTCCGTCAACTGCTGGAAGTAAAGGAATATCTCCACCGTATACCCAATAAAGGAATAGGATACGGAATACTGAGGTATATCACCGGAAAGGATTATACTATTTCGCCCGAAATTTCCTTTAATTATCTGGGAGACTTCGGCTCCGGTGTAAGTGCCGGAAATGACATACCGTTGTTTGAGTTCTCAGGTGATTACAAGGGTAGGGAAGTTCCAGATGATCGTGTCAGAGATATCCTTCTTAATGTCAATTGTATGGTGGCTGAGGGGCAGCTAAGGATTTCCATTGAATACAGTGCTGAACAGTATGAGCGCAGTACAATTGATCGCCTGCTGGAGTTATTCCGCATGCAGCTGGAAGGACTGATTAAAAAACTCAGCACAGAAGACAAAGTACATTTTACACCAGTTGACTTCACCTATAAGGGACTTAACCTGGAGCAGCTGGAGGAATTAGACAAGTTGTAG